One window of the Lepeophtheirus salmonis chromosome 7, UVic_Lsal_1.4, whole genome shotgun sequence genome contains the following:
- the LOC121121693 gene encoding mitochondrial import inner membrane translocase subunit Tim21 — protein MAIVITPKVLQWVIKPNCLFRRSISLTRLRYCNGKKELDFVKSQHEDKTMQTTFAKTAKENARYAGYGSIVLLGIGVTGALLYTLGTELFSTDSPIVIYQTTSDRCMAHPKVQDLLGMPIKSFGEETRRGRRRHVASYKYTDAEGRGGMRIKYYLQGIRNRGIVQVDARDDGSGTLKVRFIIVTTDDMLQRSVVVEDNTQK, from the exons ATGGCAATTGTAATCACACCTAAAGTTTTGCAATGGGTAATAAAACCAAATTGTCTATTTCGACGCTCAATCAGTCTTACGAGACTGAGATATTGTAATGGTAAGAAAGAATTAGACTTTGTCAAGTCTCAACACGAAGATAAGACAATGCAGACCACATTCGCCAAAACCG CAAAGGAAAATGCGAGATATGCGGGATATGGTTCGATTGTGCTCCTTGGGATTGGTGTAACTGGAGCTCTTTTATATACATTGGGAACGGAGCTATTTTCAACCGATAGTCCAATTGTGATATATCAAACAACTTCAGATAGATGCATGGCTCATCCTAAAGTTCAAGATCTTTTAGGAATGCCTATTAAATCCTTTGGGGAAGAAACTCGCCGGGGAAGAAGACGCCATGTGGCTTCCTATAAATATACTGATGCTGAAGGCAGAGGAGGAATGAGAATTAAATACTATCTTCAGGGTATACGAAACAGAGGCATCGTCCAAGTGGATGCAAGAGAT GATGGATCTGGAACGCTCAAAGTTCGTTTTATTATCGTCACTACAGATGACATGCTCCAAAGATCTGTTGTAGTGGAGGataatactcaaaaataa